The genomic DNA AGGGAGGGGGTCTTTGAGGCCGTGGACCCGCTACAATCCCTCGGGGCTTTGGCCAAGAGAGAGGTGGCGAGGGCCCTGGAGAGGGCGAGCGACATCGACGCCCTGGCCAAGGATCTCTCCAGCAGCGCCCCTGGGGCCAGGCCAGCTGAGGTGACCCTGGTAAGGGGGCTTGACTCGATAATGGGGGCCGCCCTGGCCACAGCCTCCAGCTGTAACGAGAGGCCTGTCTTCCTCGCCCGCAAGGTCTTTGAGAGGCTGAACGTCCTCCTCTCCGCGCTGAAGGAGCTCGTAAGGTCCTCAGGGCCAGGAACCCTTGTGGCGGTCCCAAAGGGGTACCTTGAGAGGTACCGCCAGGAGGCCGAGGAGCTCAGCGGCTACGGCCTCAGGGTCGTCGAGTCCGACGCGGCCTTCCTGGACCTCATGGTGGCCTGCGACACAGTGATAATAGGCGTCCCGTACGGAGGTGACGCAATAGCTGTCGTCGTTAAGGACAGGGAGTTCGCTGAGGGCCTGAGGAAGGGACTGCTTAACCTGTTGTCCTCCGCGCCTTAAGGCCACTCCCCTCTCTCAAGGGCGTCCTTGAGGCCCATGATGGTAGTGTCAAGGAATCCCCTCACGGCAAAGGTCTCGCTGCTCTTCAGCAACTGGGCCACAGACGGCTCTACGGACCCTATCACGTTTTCGAGCGCCTGTATGTCGCTCGAGGGTCCGGCGGATCTTATCGCCTCAAGCCACCTCACCACCTGCTCTCTCGCCAGCTTAAGCCATCTGGGAGCATCGTCGTGGAGCCCGAAGTGTGTTGGCGCAAACCTGCGGGGGCTCAGCCGCTCCATCTTTGCCACGCTCTCAAGGTACATCTTCGGCTTGAACGGCGGAGGGCTCGTGGGCATAGGCACCTCAAGCCCTCCGAAGTTGAAGATGACGCCTGCTGAGTCCCCCGTGAAGAGAATGCCCTCGGGCTCCAGGACCAGGCTCATGTGATGGCTTGCATGGCCAGGGGTGTGAAGCACCCTAATTGAGGATGAGCCAAGGCTCACGACCAGCCCGTCCTCGGCCTGGATGACCCTCCTTGGGTCAGCGTTGAGGGGCCTCCCGTAGGCCTGAGGGAGGAGCGGCGTCAGCTCAAGGGCTGCTGAGTAAAGCTTGCTTGGGTCAACTACGTGGGGTACGCCCCTTGGGTGAACGTAAACTAACGAGCTGTTGTAGTCAGCCAGCAGGTGGGCCGCGGCGCCGGCGTGGTCAAGGTGCACGTGAGTTACGAAGATCAGGTCAGGCCTGACGCCGAGCCCTTCCAGGCCCTCCTTGAGCTTACTGTACGAGCTCTCTGGCCCAGGGTCCACCACGGCGACCTTATCATCTATTATGACGAACGAAGATATGTAGCCCCTCAGATCATAGGGGCTTACGTCTATCACCCTGACCTCAGCCAAATATGTTCCCCCTCTGAACAAGAGGTCCCAGGTAAAAATGCGCTGGTCACAAACGGCTACGGCCGAGAAGGCCAAGACGTACCTACTTGTGCTGCTGATGGCTGTGAGCTTCTCGTCAGCGTCTATACTTGTGCTACTTAGCGGCTTGCCCGGTCCCTCCGCCGCCACCTGGAGACTCCTACTCAGCGCTGCCATAACGTGGGCCTTCGCGTTGAGCGATGGCAGAGAGCTGGGCAGGAGCCTGTCAGACAGGGCCACGTTAGGCCTTGCCATAGCTAGCGGAGCGCTGGTCGCGGCCCACTTTGACCTCTGGATGACTAGCCTGTACCTGATGCCCGTCGGCGTAAGCGTCGCCATAGTTGACTCATACCCCGCTTTCATCTGGGCCCTGGGGGCCGCGCTCTTCGGCGAAAGGTACACAGCAGCCGAGGTGACCGGGGCCCTCCTGACGACAGCCGGCGTGGTCAGCCTCGCGCTAACAGAGCTTGACCCGCCAGGAGGCCTGGAGGGCGTGGCCCTCAGCCTGGGCGGCATGGCGGCCATGGTGGGTTACGTGCTGCTGGGCAGGTTAATCAGGTCCAGGTGGTCGACAAGCGCCTACACGGCCGTCGCTTACTCCTCAGGGGCCCTCGTGAACCTCCTGGCCCTAACCACTACGAGGGCCCTCCTCATGCCAACCGGCCTCACGGCATGGGGCTTCACGATAGCGCTGGCGATTGTGCCCATGATAGGAGGCCATACGACCATGAACTACCTGCTCGGCCGCAACAAGGTCCTGGCCGCGACCGTCGCGATGGCCGCCGAGCCCGCGGGCGCCTCGGTGTTGGCCTACCTGGTGTTCGGTCAAGGCCTCACTCTGCCCCAGGTAGCCCTCATAGCTATGATCAGCCTTGGGGTCATCCTCTCCTCAAGGCCCTGAGGTCAGAAGGCCCTCTCGCCGCCAACGAAGGTCGCGACGTTCCTTATCGTCCTTAAGTCAGCTGGCTCTGAGACCTCGAGGGGGTCCTGGGAGAAGACAGCGATGTCGGCCAGGTGCCCCGGCGTCAGCGACCCTATGAGTGGGTCCTTCAGCACCGCCGCGGAGCCAGCAGTGTAGAGGTGCAGCGCCTCGGGGACTGTGAGCCTCTCCTCGGGCGTGACCTTGGCCAGCTCACAGCCCTCCCCCTGACCCCTTGTGACAGCAGCGTAGACTGTCAGCCAGGGGTCTGTGGGCTCGACAGGCGCATCAGTTGAGAGCCCAACGACGGCGCCGGAGGCCACGATTGAGCGGAACCTGTAAGCCAGCCCTAGCCTCCTGGCCCCGAGCCTGCCCTTGAGCCAGCCCCTGTCCTCAATTACGAACATGGGCTGAACGCTCACCCTGACTCCCCTGAGCCCTGGAAGCTGGTCGTCCCTGACCAGCGAGGCGTGCTCAACCCTTGCGTCAGCGCCCGAGGCTGCCCTGGCCGCAAGGAAGACGTCAAGGGCGCCGTCACCTATGGCGTGGACAGCGACGTCCAGCCCTAGCCTGCTGGCCCTGGACATTATCTCGCTCAGCTCCTCAACGCTCACGTTCTGCTTCCCTCTCTCGCCGGGCGCGTCCTCGTAGGGCTCCGAGAGTAGCGCCGTCCTGGCCCCAAGGGAGCCGTCGGCGAACACCTTCACGCCCATCACCTTCACCCACTCGTTGCCGAAGCCGCCCGCCAGGCCAAGCCCCTCCAGCAGGCCAAGGGCGTCAACGTCGAGGTATAGCCTCATCCTCAGCATCATCCTCCTGGCCTCGGAAAGCAGGTCCTTGAGGAGCCTCAGGGGCACGTTCATGAAGCCCACCGTCGTGACCCCCTGGGAGAGCAATAGCCTCGCGGCGTCTGCCACGTAGCTCATGTACTGCTCGGGGGGAGGCTCGAGAGCCCTCAGCGCCTTAAGGAGCACGTCCTCCCTGACGACGCCCGTTAGTTCGCCCCTCTTGTCAACGACTACGTCTGGGGAGCCCTTCAGGCGATCTATCCCGAGCTGCCTCATGGCATATGTGTTGAGGGTCCCCACGTGGCCACATATCCTGACGAGTACAGCGGGCCTCTCAGGGACCAGGTCGTCTACGTCAAACCTAGTGACGAACCTCCTCTCTGCCATCCTCTCATGGTCCCAGCCCCTCGCGATGAGCACAGGGGGGTTCCTCTCCTGCAGGAACGCCCTGACCTTGTCCCTCAGCTCGGCTATGCTCCTCACGTCCCTCAGGTCAAGGGTGTTCAGCTGAAGGCCCAGGCCCGTGAGGTGAAGGTGCGAGTCTATGAAGCCAGGCCCCGCCGCCCGCCCTGGGAGGTCTACCTCCTCACAGCCGCTGAGGGCCTTGCAGGCCCCCTCGATGGCCTTGGACTCGCCGGCCATGACTACTAGGCCGTTGACGGAGAGGAGGGCGCCAGCCTTCACCAGGGGCCGGTAGCTGAGGTAGAGGTTGCCGAAGAAGGCCCTGACCTTCACCTCCTGGGCCATCGCGACCGCCTTAGCTCACTTCTTTATGAACGGGAAGTCCACGAGCTTCCCTTCACCAGCCCTGCCCCTCTCATCAATTATTGTCACGGTCTCCCCGAATATCGCGTACCTGGTGTCAACGTAGGCCTGACCTATGCCCCTGCCCAGGACTGGGCTGAAGGTGCCGCTTGTGACCCACCCAACCTCAACGTCGTCAACGAGCACCTTATAGCCGCCCCTTGGCACGAACCTGGCGTGTGACTTCTTCATCTCGATCCCTACCCTGACCCACCTCAGCCCCTCACGACGGCAAGCCCTTAGGGCCTCCTCCCCGTAGAAGCTCCTCTTAGACCAGTCTATGGCGCCCATGCCGTACCTGAGGCTGAGGGCGCAGGGGTACTTGACAGGGTCCTCGCCGTACTCGTTGCCCCCCAGGACGAAGCCCATCTCTATCCTCAGGGTGTCCCTTGCCGCTATGCCGGCCGGCTTAGCCCCAGCAGCTATGGCAGCCCTGAGCACCTTCTCGGCGTCAGCGTGCTCAGCCCACACCTCGAAGCCATCCTCGCCGGTCCACCCGCTCCTGCTCACGAGGAAGGCCTTAGCTCCAGCTAGGGTTACGTTGAGCCTGAACTCCAGGGGCCTGAGGGAGGCGGCCCAGTCAGCCCCCAGGGCCCTCATGACCTCAACGGCCTTAGGGCCCTGCAGGGCAAGCATGGAGAAGGCCTCGGTGAGGTCCTCTATCTCTACCTTGAGCCCCTTGAGGTCCGCGAGCCAGGAGAGGTGCGACTTCATCCTCTCCCTCGCGGCGGCGTTTGGCACTGCCAACCACTCGCCTGAGGGCAGCCTGTACCACATCTCGTCGTCTATGACCCTGGCGTGCTCGTTTAGGGCTAGGGTGGGGCCGCTCATGAAGCCCTCCTTAGTAGCTGAGACCACCTTCGTGAAGGCGTAATCCAGCAGCTGGGCGGCGTCAGGTCCCCTTAGCCTCAGCCTCCCCATGTGACTTATGTCGAAGATGCCCGCAGACTGCCTGACAGCCATGTGCTCCTCTATGGTGGAAGTATACGACATAGGCACTGTCCAACCAGCGAACTCGCCAAAGGTCGCGCCAAGCTCCTTATAAACGTCGTAGAGCGGAACTTGCCTAGACAATCAAACACCCACTAGAAGACGATACGTCCAAGTTATAAAGCTCTAGCACGTCACATGCACAGTAGGGCCTAAGAGGGTAAAGCCTCCACTTCAGGGCTTAAGGAGGTCAGTCCGGTATAGTAACGTAGCTTATCCTGAGCGACCTGCTTATCTCGTCAAGCCTCGACCACTCCTCATAGGTCAGTGACCAGCCGGCGGCCCCTGCGTTCTCCTCTACCTGCTGTGGGCTCTTAGCGCCGGGTATCGGAACGACCACAGGGCTCGCCATCATGATGAAGTTAAGGGCCACCTGAGACAGCGTCTTCCCCCTCTTCTCAGCTATCTCCTTCATAGCCTCAACAAGCTTCACTATCTGACTGTAGTTCTCAGGCCTGAAGAGGGGGTTACCCCTTCTTACGTCCTGCAGCTTGCTCACGTCCTCAGGCCTGTACTTGCCTAGGACCGCGCCCTGGGCCAGAGGGCTCCAAGCGAGGACAGTTATCCCGTTGGCCTCCGCGTACGGTATGTGCTCTTCCTCAGCCTTCCTCTCAACGATGTTGTACCTTATCTCAAAGATCTCTATGTCGTGCTTCGCCAGGCATGACCTGAACTCCTCTACCAGCGCTATGGGGAAGTTGCTCAGGCCTATGTACCTGATCTTGCCCATCCTGGCCAGGGCCTCAAAGGCCTTGGCGTACTCACAGGTCGGGTAGTTATGCCAGGCCGGCGGCCAGTGGGCCAGGAGCGCGTCTATGTGGTCTGACTGAAGCCTTGACAGGGACCCCCTGACAGCCCTGAATACGTCGTCCCTGTTAAGGTACTCCCCAGGTATCTTCGTCACTATGAACACCTCGTCCCTCTTTATCTGGAGGTCCCTGAGGGCCTGACCTATGAACCTCTCGCTCATCCCCATCCCGTAGACCATAGCAGTGTCGATGAGCGTCATCCCTAGCTCATAGGCCTTCCTGATGACCTCCTTGGCCCTCTCGTAGTCGGTCAGGCCCCACGCGTCGCTGAACTGCCAGGCGCCGAGCCCGACCCTTGAGACCCTTTCTTCTGTCTTCCCAAGCTTTACGTACTCCAACTTTGGCACCAGGCCTTGTCTGCGGCGTGGGCCTTTTAAATAAGCGTCACAGTCAGGGACTAGCCCTCCTTACTGGGTTAACGAGCCTGTCGAGGCCGCTTACAGCTACCTCTAGCAGGTCCCCGTCCCTCAGGTAACGCCCCCTTGGGTGGCCGACGCCTGGCGGCGTGCCTGTGAATATCAGGTCCCTGGGGAGAAGCGTCATGTACCTCGAGAGGTCAGCCACTATCTCGGCGAAGCTGAGCGACATGTCGCTAGCGCAGCCCCTCTGGACCCTCTCCCCGTTGAGGTAGGTCTCTACGCAGAGGCCCTCCAGCTCCGAGTAGTCGCTTATCAGCCTCAGGTAAGGCCCTGTCGGGGAGAACGTGTCAAGGCTCTTCGAGAGGCACCAGGGCATGCACACGTCGTACTGAAGGTCCCTGGCAGTAACGTCATTTCCAGCCATGAAGCCCAGTATTGACTCCTTGGCCTCCTTAACTCCGGCCAGCTTAACCTTCCTGCCTATAACTATGACCACCTCGCCCTCGTAGTCGGGCTTCTGAACGAAGGCAGGCACGTCAATTACGTGGAGGTGTCCTACCAAGGCGCTGGGGGCCTTCATGAAGTAGACGGGCCTCGCCTCCGACTTCATCTCGATTGCATGTTCCCTGAAGTTCTTCCCTATGCCAATTATCTTTGAGGGACTGGGCACGGGGGGCTCAAGCTGATGCTTTAAGTCCCCTATAGGCTCTGAGGCCTGAGCGCCCTCCAGCAGCCTAATCGAGTTAGGTAACCCCTCGAACAGCCGTGAGGGCGTTATCGGGTCCCCCTTGGGGTCCCTGAGCAGATACAGACTGCCCTTCTTGACACTGGCCACTACTATACCGTCTCCGTACCTCACGCTAGCAAGCTCAGCTGACACCTTTGGTCCCTCTAAGGGCCTCAGGCTAACCTTTTAAAGTCCTAAAGCCCTCAGCATGAAACGAACAACGTGAGGGGTCCGTGGTGTCAAGCAACCAGTCGCATAAGGTCATGAACCCCCTGAGGTACCTGAGGGAGGCCGTTAATACCAACGTATACGTCAAGCTGAAGGATGGAACGGAGTACATAGGCCAGCTCAAGGTCACTGACTCCACTATGAACCTCCTGCTTGAGAACTCCGTTGAGGTCAAGGACGGCAGGCAGGTGGTGGCCAAGCTCGGGAAGGTCCTGATACGCGGCAGTATGATCCAGTACATCAGCTTCACGCCAGAGGTAGCGGCGCCTGAAGTGGAGCTGAAGTAATCTAGGAACTACTTTCAAGAAGTGAAAGTATAAATAACGCCAGCCCTGCCAACAATGCTGGAAGTGTTGCCGATGAACTCCGTGAGGGTGTTGCTGATAGGCGCAGGGGCGGGCACTTCGTACTTCCTCGCAGGCCTTGAGAAGATAAAGTCCAAGGAGGTGGAGCCCCTGGGCATACCCTTCCTGAACCACCTGAAGGCCTACAGGCCTGAGGACGTTAAGGTCGTAGGGGTCCTCGACGTTGACGCCTCTAAGGTCGGCAAGGACATGTATGAGATAGCCAGCAAGCTCGTCCCCTATGGACAGATCCCGAGGGCGCTTAAGGACATAGTGGTTGAGCGAGGCGTCCACTGCGGCAGCCTGAGGGGCCTGCCCGTGACAGCGCTGGGCCTTGATGACCTTCTAGGCGACTCAATGGCCGCCGTGGAGCAGGTCGTTAACACCCTTCAGAAGCTTCAGCCTGACGTAATAGTTAACGTCATAACCACAGAGCCCTACAGCTACGCCGAGAGCGAGCTTGACTTCATCAAGCTAGCCCCAAGGTGCAAACTGGGGGCCACTATGGCCTACGCCTACGCCGCCGCGGAGTACAGCAGGAGGAGCGGGCATAAGGTGGCCTTCGTCAACTTCACGCCGCCGCCTGCCGCCAACAGCCCAGGGGTGGTCAGCTACTTCGACAGGGTGGGCGCCCTGGTCCTCGGAGACGACGCTGCTACGGGGGCCACGCCGCTGACGGCTGACCTGCTGGAGCACATAGCTGAGAGGGGGCGCAGGGTGACTTCGATAGCCCAGTTCAACATAGGGGGCAACACGGACTTCCTGAGCCTGACAGAGCCTGAGAGGAACCACTCAAAGGAGATAACGAAGAGCAGCATAGTCGATGACATACTGGGCTATGACGCGCCGCACTACATAAAGCCCACGGGCTACCTTGAGCCCCTTGGGGACAGGAAGTTCGTCTCTATGCACATAGAGTACATAGGGTTCGGCGGGTTCAGGGACGAGATAATAGTCAACGCCAGGATTAACGATAAGTCTAACCTGGCTGGGCTGATGGCGTCTGCTATACCGATATCAAAGGCCCTGATCGACAGGGGCGTCCGCGGCACGCACGCTCCAACTAACAGGTTCTTCATGAAGATGCCCGGCCCGAGGGGGACCAAGAACGTGAGCAGGATAGTTGCCTACTATGACCTGCTCAAGGAGCTCAGGGCCCTCGACATAGCTTAACGTTAGTAAATCTATATATCTAATTATTAGATACATTGCGTAAAACCTCTTGATCATATTTAACCTGCCAAAAGGACTGTCCAGGTGAAAGAATGTACCTGACTCCACTGCAGTATGGCCTCTCCGTGGTCTCAGGTGTGATAGTTGGGTTCTCCCTGGGCCTCATAGGCGGCGGGGGCTCTATACTTGCCGTCCCCCTGTTACTTTACCTTGTGGGCATTAGCTCAATTCCTAACGCCGCCCATGTAGCCCTTGGCACTACGGCGCTGGCTGTGGGAATCAACGCTTACATAAACTCCTACATGCACCTGAGGAAGAAGAACGTTGCGCCAAGGGTCGGAGCGCTGTTCGCTGGCGTCGGCCTCATAGGGGCCCTCCTCGGCACCTACCTGGGCCACATAACTCCTGGCGAGAGCCTCCTCCTCTACTTCGCCATAGCCATGATAGTCCTGGGCGTCTACATAGGCTTCTTCAGGCACTCGGCCTCGGCAGGCTCCAGGGAGGAAGTTGACAGGGTCCTTGAGGCCGCCTCAAGGTGCCCAAGGCTGACGAAAAGGGTTGCTACCATCGTCGCGGCCTCTGGCTTCTTGGTCGGGCTGATAAGCGGCTACTTTGGCATAGGGGGCGGCTTCCTCATAGTGCCGGCCCTCATGTTCTCGTCAGGGCTGTGCATAGCTAGGGCCATAGGCACCTCGCTGATAAGCGTGGGCACCTTCGGAGTGGCGAGCGGGCTTGAGTACGCTGTATACGGCGACACCCTGTTCCTCATATCGGCCCTTTACTTAATAGGCGGCGTCGCGGGCGGCTACGTAGGCACAGGCCTCGCCGTGAAGGCGCCCAAGAAGACCCTCCAGAGGGCCTACGGCATCATCATAGTGCTAGTTGGCATCTACATGATCTTCCGCGTGCTCCACCTCTAACCTAAAAATAACGGGACCGCCAGGTAACCCCTTTGGGTTCGCCTTGAAGGGCGAGGATAAGGTCGTGGTAATAACGGGTGGCGACAGGGGCATCGGCAAGGCCACAGCCCTTAGGTTCGCCAGGGAGGGCTACATGGTCGTCATAACGTACAGGTCGAATAGGGAGGCCGCTGAGCAGACCATTAATGATGCTCTCTCGGCAGGCTCCCCCTCAGCCATGTACTACCAGCTTGACGTCTCAGACCTCGCCTCCGTTAAGGCGTTCTCCCAGGCCCTCTCATCAGCTCTGCCTTACGTCAACGTATTAGTTAACAACGCTGGCATCATAGACTACTACACAGCAGAGGAGCTGACCCCTGAGAGGTGGGACGAGGTAATAAAGGTGGACCTCTCAGGCCAGTTCTACGTCATAAAGCACCTGCTACCGCTGCTCAAGAAGGCCCCCTGGGCAGCCATAGTTAACGTGGCCAGCATATCCGGCGAGACCGGCAACGTTGTGGCCGGCGTTGCCTATGCCACCGCCAAGGCGGGCCTCATAGGCCTCACCAAGAAGCTCGCCATAGAGCTGGCCAAGTACGGGATCAGGGTGAACGCTGTGGCGCCCAGCTTCGTAGAGACTGACATGACCGCCTCGGTCCTCTCAGACCAGGCCAGGAGGGCTCAGATCTTGTCGTTGCACCCGCTGAACAGGATAGCTAGGCCTGAGGACGTGGCTGAGGCCATTTACTTCCTCGCCAACCCGGTCACAGCAGGTAACATAACTGGGCACGTGCTAAACATAAACGGAGGACGTTATACGTAGCTCAGTGACGCCTAAACTGTTTAATGCTTTTAAGCGAAGACCTCAGCCTTGTAGCCGCAGTGACGCCCTTAACAGACATGTTGAACTTAGCACACTACTTTAAGCTGGCAGGCTATGCCATCGCTCTAGGCTCTGCCATAAACCTTGTTCTGACCCTCCTCTGGGGGCTGAGGTGGAGGAGCGGCCTGAGGCGCCTTGGCCTTCAGGTCTCATACGTAAGGGCCCTTGAGGCCATAGCATCAAGCTTCCCAATAGGCGTCTTCCTGCCAGGCAACAAGGCGTCGCAGGAGGCGTTCAGGATTGCGTACCTCAGGGTGCCGAACGAGCACAGGGCCAAGGTCATATCCGCGACTACGTTAGAGTGGGTGAGCGAGGGGGTCGTGCTCGGGGCCTTCGTCCTTGGCCTCCTGGTGTTCAGGTATGCCAGGTACCTGACCCTCCTGCCCGCAAGCCTTTACCTTGTGGAGCTGCAGGAGAGCGGCGTCAGCGCCAAGGCGAGGAAGGCCCTTAATGACTTCATCGGCGGCCTTAAGGCGTTGGCCTCGGACAAGGAGATGCTAGCCATCTATATTAGCGTCAGCGCCGCCATACTGGCACTGGATATCTTTAAAGTGGGCTACATGTTGGAGGTCCTGGGCTTCAACTTGAGCCTGGCCGAGCTAATAGCGCTATACACGGCCCTAAGGCTATCCTCGCTGGCCCCGACGCCCGCCGGCGCTGGCGTCTTCGACCTAACGGTCATAGCTGTACTTACTGCCATGGGCTGCCCAGCGGAGATCTCTACCGTCTACTTAGTTGCGATAAGGGTCGTTGACACCCTTCTGCCCGCCGGCGTCGGCGCTGCGGTCCTCGCCACCTCAGGCGGCCTAAGAATTTTGGAGGCCGTGAGGAGGAGAAGGGTTGGAAAGCCTTAGGATAGCCATGGTTTCTGACTGG from uncultured Acidilobus sp. JCHS includes the following:
- a CDS encoding putative transcriptional regulator — protein: MSADLEQRLRSLLGLNKYQASAYLVLLKAGPMRPQEVAKQAGVPVQRIYDTLRSLQEMGLVVEREGVFEAVDPLQSLGALAKREVARALERASDIDALAKDLSSSAPGARPAEVTLVRGLDSIMGAALATASSCNERPVFLARKVFERLNVLLSALKELVRSSGPGTLVAVPKGYLERYRQEAEELSGYGLRVVESDAAFLDLMVACDTVIIGVPYGGDAIAVVVKDREFAEGLRKGLLNLLSSAP
- a CDS encoding Zn-dependent hydrolase, including glyoxylase, coding for MAEVRVIDVSPYDLRGYISSFVIIDDKVAVVDPGPESSYSKLKEGLEGLGVRPDLIFVTHVHLDHAGAAAHLLADYNSSLVYVHPRGVPHVVDPSKLYSAALELTPLLPQAYGRPLNADPRRVIQAEDGLVVSLGSSSIRVLHTPGHASHHMSLVLEPEGILFTGDSAGVIFNFGGLEVPMPTSPPPFKPKMYLESVAKMERLSPRRFAPTHFGLHDDAPRWLKLAREQVVRWLEAIRSAGPSSDIQALENVIGSVEPSVAQLLKSSETFAVRGFLDTTIMGLKDALERGEWP
- a CDS encoding EamA-like transporter family, whose translation is MLLMAVSFSSASILVLLSGLPGPSAATWRLLLSAAITWAFALSDGRELGRSLSDRATLGLAIASGALVAAHFDLWMTSLYLMPVGVSVAIVDSYPAFIWALGAALFGERYTAAEVTGALLTTAGVVSLALTELDPPGGLEGVALSLGGMAAMVGYVLLGRLIRSRWSTSAYTAVAYSSGALVNLLALTTTRALLMPTGLTAWGFTIALAIVPMIGGHTTMNYLLGRNKVLAATVAMAAEPAGASVLAYLVFGQGLTLPQVALIAMISLGVILSSRP
- a CDS encoding putative metal-dependent hydrolase with the TIM-barrel fold encodes the protein MAQEVKVRAFFGNLYLSYRPLVKAGALLSVNGLVVMAGESKAIEGACKALSGCEEVDLPGRAAGPGFIDSHLHLTGLGLQLNTLDLRDVRSIAELRDKVRAFLQERNPPVLIARGWDHERMAERRFVTRFDVDDLVPERPAVLVRICGHVGTLNTYAMRQLGIDRLKGSPDVVVDKRGELTGVVREDVLLKALRALEPPPEQYMSYVADAARLLLSQGVTTVGFMNVPLRLLKDLLSEARRMMLRMRLYLDVDALGLLEGLGLAGGFGNEWVKVMGVKVFADGSLGARTALLSEPYEDAPGERGKQNVSVEELSEIMSRASRLGLDVAVHAIGDGALDVFLAARAASGADARVEHASLVRDDQLPGLRGVRVSVQPMFVIEDRGWLKGRLGARRLGLAYRFRSIVASGAVVGLSTDAPVEPTDPWLTVYAAVTRGQGEGCELAKVTPEERLTVPEALHLYTAGSAAVLKDPLIGSLTPGHLADIAVFSQDPLEVSEPADLRTIRNVATFVGGERAF
- a CDS encoding glycine cleavage system T protein — translated: MSRQVPLYDVYKELGATFGEFAGWTVPMSYTSTIEEHMAVRQSAGIFDISHMGRLRLRGPDAAQLLDYAFTKVVSATKEGFMSGPTLALNEHARVIDDEMWYRLPSGEWLAVPNAAARERMKSHLSWLADLKGLKVEIEDLTEAFSMLALQGPKAVEVMRALGADWAASLRPLEFRLNVTLAGAKAFLVSRSGWTGEDGFEVWAEHADAEKVLRAAIAAGAKPAGIAARDTLRIEMGFVLGGNEYGEDPVKYPCALSLRYGMGAIDWSKRSFYGEEALRACRREGLRWVRVGIEMKKSHARFVPRGGYKVLVDDVEVGWVTSGTFSPVLGRGIGQAYVDTRYAIFGETVTIIDERGRAGEGKLVDFPFIKK
- a CDS encoding putative oxidoreductases (related to aryl-alcohol dehydrogenases), whose product is MEYVKLGKTEERVSRVGLGAWQFSDAWGLTDYERAKEVIRKAYELGMTLIDTAMVYGMGMSERFIGQALRDLQIKRDEVFIVTKIPGEYLNRDDVFRAVRGSLSRLQSDHIDALLAHWPPAWHNYPTCEYAKAFEALARMGKIRYIGLSNFPIALVEEFRSCLAKHDIEIFEIRYNIVERKAEEEHIPYAEANGITVLAWSPLAQGAVLGKYRPEDVSKLQDVRRGNPLFRPENYSQIVKLVEAMKEIAEKRGKTLSQVALNFIMMASPVVVPIPGAKSPQQVEENAGAAGWSLTYEEWSRLDEISRSLRISYVTIPD
- a CDS encoding 2-keto-4-pentenoate hydratase/2-oxohepta-3-ene-1,7-dioic acid hydratase (catechol pathway) — encoded protein: MSAELASVRYGDGIVVASVKKGSLYLLRDPKGDPITPSRLFEGLPNSIRLLEGAQASEPIGDLKHQLEPPVPSPSKIIGIGKNFREHAIEMKSEARPVYFMKAPSALVGHLHVIDVPAFVQKPDYEGEVVIVIGRKVKLAGVKEAKESILGFMAGNDVTARDLQYDVCMPWCLSKSLDTFSPTGPYLRLISDYSELEGLCVETYLNGERVQRGCASDMSLSFAEIVADLSRYMTLLPRDLIFTGTPPGVGHPRGRYLRDGDLLEVAVSGLDRLVNPVRRASP
- a CDS encoding Small nuclear ribonucleoprotein (snRNP)-like; protein product: MSSNQSHKVMNPLRYLREAVNTNVYVKLKDGTEYIGQLKVTDSTMNLLLENSVEVKDGRQVVAKLGKVLIRGSMIQYISFTPEVAAPEVELK
- a CDS encoding Myo-inositol-1-phosphate synthase, giving the protein MNSVRVLLIGAGAGTSYFLAGLEKIKSKEVEPLGIPFLNHLKAYRPEDVKVVGVLDVDASKVGKDMYEIASKLVPYGQIPRALKDIVVERGVHCGSLRGLPVTALGLDDLLGDSMAAVEQVVNTLQKLQPDVIVNVITTEPYSYAESELDFIKLAPRCKLGATMAYAYAAAEYSRRSGHKVAFVNFTPPPAANSPGVVSYFDRVGALVLGDDAATGATPLTADLLEHIAERGRRVTSIAQFNIGGNTDFLSLTEPERNHSKEITKSSIVDDILGYDAPHYIKPTGYLEPLGDRKFVSMHIEYIGFGGFRDEIIVNARINDKSNLAGLMASAIPISKALIDRGVRGTHAPTNRFFMKMPGPRGTKNVSRIVAYYDLLKELRALDIA
- a CDS encoding putative permease, whose product is MYLTPLQYGLSVVSGVIVGFSLGLIGGGGSILAVPLLLYLVGISSIPNAAHVALGTTALAVGINAYINSYMHLRKKNVAPRVGALFAGVGLIGALLGTYLGHITPGESLLLYFAIAMIVLGVYIGFFRHSASAGSREEVDRVLEAASRCPRLTKRVATIVAASGFLVGLISGYFGIGGGFLIVPALMFSSGLCIARAIGTSLISVGTFGVASGLEYAVYGDTLFLISALYLIGGVAGGYVGTGLAVKAPKKTLQRAYGIIIVLVGIYMIFRVLHL
- a CDS encoding Dehydrogenases with different specificities (related to short-chain alcohol dehydrogenases), producing MKGEDKVVVITGGDRGIGKATALRFAREGYMVVITYRSNREAAEQTINDALSAGSPSAMYYQLDVSDLASVKAFSQALSSALPYVNVLVNNAGIIDYYTAEELTPERWDEVIKVDLSGQFYVIKHLLPLLKKAPWAAIVNVASISGETGNVVAGVAYATAKAGLIGLTKKLAIELAKYGIRVNAVAPSFVETDMTASVLSDQARRAQILSLHPLNRIARPEDVAEAIYFLANPVTAGNITGHVLNINGGRYT